CGATCTTGTCAGTGGAATAAGGTAGCCAGAGATGGGGATGGCTATAAGGTTGTGTGCTATACTTATCTGTAAGGGGAGCTGTGAAAATGTCGAGATGATCTTGTCAGTGGAATAAGGTACCTAGAGATGGGGATGGCTATAAGGTTGTGTGCTATACTTATCTGTAAGAGGAGCTGTGGTAATGTCGAGATGATCTTGTCAGTGGAATAAGGTACTAGAGATGGGGATGGCTATAAGGTTATGTGCTATACTTATCTGTAAGAGGAGCTGTGAAAATGTCGAGATGATCTTGTCAGTGGGATAAGGTAGCCAGAGATTGGGATATCTATAAGGTTGTGTGCTATACTTATCTCTAAGAGGAGCTGTGGTAATGTCGAGATGATCTTGTCAGTGGAATAAGGATCTAGAGATGGGGATGGCTATTAGGTTGTGTGCTATACTTATCTGTAAGAGGAGCTGTGAAAATGTCGAGATGATCTTGTCAGTCGAATAAGGTAGCCAGAGATGGGGATGGCTATAAGGTTGTGTGCTATACTTATCTGTAAGAGGAGCTGTGGTAATGTCGAAACGATCTTGTCAGTGGAATAAGGTAGCCAGAGATGGGGATGGCTATAAGGTTGTGTGTTATACTTATCTGTAAGAGGAGCTGTGGTAATGTCGAGATGATCTTGTCAGTGGAATAAGGCACCTAGAGATGGGGATGGCTATAAGGTTGTGTGCTAAACTTATCTGTAAGAGGAGCTGTGAAAATGTCGAGATGATCTTGTCAGTGGAATAAGGTAGCCAGAGATGGGGATGGCTATAAGGTTGTGTGCTATACTTATCTGTAAGAGGAGCTGTGGTAATGTCGAGATGATCTTGTCAGTGGAATAAGGTACCTAGAGATGGGGATGGCTATAAGGTTGTGTGCTATACTTATCTGTAAGAGGAGCTGTGGTAATGTCGAGATGATCTTGTCAGTGGAATAAGGTACCTAGAGATGGGGATGGCTATAAGGTTGTGCGCTATACTTATTTGTAAGAGGAGCTTTGAAAATGTCGAGATGATCTTGTCAGTGGAATAAGGTACCTAGAGATGGGGATGGCTCTAAGGTTGTGTGCTATACTTATCTGTAAGGGGAGCTGTGAAAATGTCGAGATGATCTTGTCAGTGGAATAAGGTACCTAGAGATGGGGATGGCTATAAGGTTGTGTGCTATACTTATCTGTAAGAGGAGCTGTGAAAATGTCGAGACGATCTTGTCAGTGGAATAAGGTAGCCAGAGATGTGGATTGCTATAAGGTTGTGTGCTATACTTATCTGTAAGAGGAGCTGTGAAAATGTCGAGATGATCTTGTCAGTGGAATAAGGTACCTAGAGATGGGGATGGCTATAAGGTTGTGTGCTATACTTATCTGTAAGAGGAGCTGTGAAGATGTCGAGATGATCTTGTCAGTGGAATAAGGTACCTAGAGATGGGGATGGCTATAAGGTTGTGTGCTATACTTATCTGTAAGAGGAGCTGTGGTAATGTCGAGATGATCTTGTCAGTGAAATAAGGTTGCCAGAGATGGGTATGGCTATAAGGTTGTGTGCTATACTTATCTGTAAGAGGAGCTGTGAAAATGTCGAGATGATCTTGTCAGTGGAATAAGGTACCTAGAGATGGGGATGGCTATAAGGTTGTGTGCTATACTTATCTGTAAGAGGAGCTGTGGTAATGTCGAGATGATCTTGTCAGTGGAATAAGGTACTAGAGATGGGGATGGCTATAAGGTTATGTGCTATACTTATCTGTAAGAGGAGCTGTGAAAATGTCGAGATGATCTTGTCAGTGGGATAAGGTAGCCAGAGATTGGGATATCTACAAGATTGTGTGCTATACTTATCTCTAAGAGGAGCTGTGGTAATGTCGAGATGATCTTGTCAGTGGAATAAGGATCTAGAGATGGGGATGGCTATTAGGTTGTGTGCTATACTTATCTGTAAGAGGAGCTGTGAAAATGTCGAGATGATCTTGTCAGTCGAATAAGGTAGCCAGAGATGGGGATGGCTATAAGGTTGTGTGCTATACTTATCTGTAAGAGGAGCTGTGGTAATGTCGAAACGATCTTGTCAGTGGAATAAGGTAGCCAGAGATGTGGATGGCTATAAGGTTGTGTGTTATACTTATCTGTAAGAGGAGCTGTGGTAATGTCGAGATGATCTTGTCAGTGGAATAAGGCACCTAGAGATGGGGATGGCTATAAGGTTGTGTGCTATACTTATCTGTAAGAGGAGCTGTGAAAATGTCGAGATGATCTTGTCAGTGGAGTAAGGTAGCCAGAGATGGGGATGGCTATAAGGTTGTGTGCTATACTTATCTGTAAGAGGAGCTGTGAAAATGTCGAGATGATCTTGTCAGTGGAATAAGGTACCTAGAGATGGGGATGGCTATAAGGTTGTGTGCTATACTTATCTGTAAGAGGAGCTGTGAAGATGTCGAGATGATCTTGTCAGTGGAATAAGGTACCTAGAGATGGGGATGGCTATAAGGTTGTGTGTTATACTTATCTGTAAGAGGAGCTGTGGTAATGTCGAGATGATCTTGTCAGTGGAATAAGGTTGCCAGAGATGGGTATGGCTAAAAGGTTGTGTGCTATACTTATCTGTAAGAGGAGCTGTGGTAATGTCGAGATGATATTGTCAGTGGAATAAGGTAGCCAGAGATGGGTATGGCTAAAAGGTTGTGTGCTATACTTATCTGTAAGAGGAGCTGTGGTAATGTCGAGATGATCTTGTCAGTGGAATAAGGATCTAGAGATAGGGATGGCTATAAGGTTGTGTGCTATACTTATCTGTAAGAGGAGCTGTGGTAATGTCGAGATGATCTTGTCAGTCGAATAAGGTAGCCAGAGATGGGGATGGCTATAAGGTTGTGTGTTATACTTATCTGTAAGAGGAGCTGTGGTAATGTCGAGATGATCTTGTCAGTGGAATAAGGCACCTAGAGATGGGGATGGCTATAAGGTTGTGTGCTATACTTATCTGTAAGAGGAGCTGTGAAAATGTCGAAATGATCTTGTCAGTAGAATAATGTAGCCAGAGATGGGGATGGCTTTAAGGTTGTGGGCTATACTTATCTGTAAGAGGAGCTGTGAAAATGTGGAGATGATCTTGTCAGTGGAATAAGGTAGCCAGAGATGGGGATGGCTATAAGGTTGTGTGCTATACTTATCTGTAAGAGGAGCTGTGAAAATGTCGAGATGATCTTGTCAGTGGAATAAGGTAGCCAGAGATGGGGATGGCTATAAGGTTGTGTGCTATACTTATCTGTAAGAGGAGCTGTGAAAATGTCGAGATGATCTTGTCAGTGGAATAAGGTACCTAGAGATGTGGATGGCTATAAGGTTGTGGGCTATACTTATCTGTAAGAGGAGCTGTGAAAATGTCGAGATGATCTTGTCAGTGGAATAAGGCACCTAGAGATCGGGATGGCTATAAGGTTGTGTGCTATACTTATCTGTAAGAGGAGCTGTGAAAATGTCGAGATGATCTTGTCAGTGGGATAAGGTAGCCAGAGATGGGAATGGCTATAAGGTTGTGTGCTATACTTATCTGTAAGAGGAGCTGTGAAAATGTCGAGATGATCTTGTCAGTGGAATAAGGTAGCCAGAGATGGGGATGGCTATAAGGTTGTGTGCTATACTTATCTGTAAGAGGAGCTGTGAAAATGTCGAGATGATCTTGTCAGTGGAATAAGGTACCTAGAGATGTGGATGGCTATAAGGTTGTGGGCTATACTTATCTGTAAGAGGAGCTGTGAAAATGTCGAGATGATCTTGTCAGTGGAATAAGGCACCTAGAGATCGGGATGGCTATAAGGTTGTGTGCAATACTTATCTGTAAGAGGAGCTGTGAAAATGTCGAGATGATCTTGTCAGTGGGATAAGGTAGCCAGAGATGGGAATGGCTATAAGGTTGTGTGCTATACTTATCTGTAAGAGGAGCTGTGAAAATGTCGAGATGATCTTGTCAGTGGAATAAGGTACCTAGAGATGGGGATGGCTATAAGGTTGTGTGCTATACTTATCTGTAAGAGGAGCTGTGGTAATGTCGAGATGATCTTGTCAGTGGAATAAGGTAGCCAGAGATGGGAATGGCTTTAAGGTTGTGTGCTATAGTTATCTATAAGAGGAGCTGTGAAAATGTCGAGATGATCTTGTCAGTGGAATAAGGTAGCCAGAGATGGGAATGGCTATAAGGTTGTGTGCTATACTTATCTGTAAGAGGAGCTGTGAAAATGTCGAGATGATCTTGTCAGTGGAATAAGGTACCTAGAGATGGGGATGGCTATAAGGTTGTGTGCTATACTTATCTCTAAGAGGAGCTGTGGTAATGTTGAGATGATCTTGTCAGTGGAATAAGGTAGCCAGAGATGGGGATGGCTATAAGGTTGTGTGCTATACTTATCTGTAAGAGGAGCTGTGGTAATGTCGAGATGATCTTGTCAGTGGAATAAGGTAGCCAGAGATGGGGATGGCTATAAGGTTGTGTGCTATTCTTGTCTGTAAAAGGAGCTGTGGTAATGTCGAGATGATCTTGTCAGTGGAATAAGGTAGTCAGAGATGGGAATGGCTATAAGGTTGTGTGCTATACTTATCTGTAAGAGGAGCAGTGAAAATGTCGAGATGATCTTGTCAGTGGAATAAGGTAGCCAGAGATGGGGATGGCTATAAGGTTGTGTGCTATGCTTATCTGTAAGAGGAGCTGTGAAAATGTCGAGATGATCTTGTCAGTGGAATAAGGTAGCCAGAGATGGGGATGGCTATAAGGTTGTGTGCTATATTTATCTGTAAGAGGAGCTGTGGTAATGTCGAGATGATCTTGTCAGTGGAATAATGTACCTAGAGATAGGGATGGCTATAAGGCTGTGTGCTATACTTATCTGTAAGAGGAGCTGTGAAAATGTCGAGATGATCTTGTCAGTGGAATAAGGTACTAGAGATGGGGATGGCTATAAGGTTGTGTGCTATACTTATCTGTAAGAGGAGCTGTGGTAATGTCGAGATGATCTTGTCAGTGGGATAAGGTAGCCAGAGATGTGGATGGCTATAAGGTTGTGTGCTATACTTATCTGTAAGAGGAGCTGTGGTAATGTCGAGACGATCTTGTCAGTGGAATAAGGTAGCCAGAGATGGGGATGGCTATAAGGTTGTGTGCTATACTTATCTGTAAGAGGAGCTGTGGTAATGTCGATACTATCTTGTCAGTGGAATAAGGTAGCCAGTGATGGGGATGGCTATAAGGTTGTGTGCTATACTTATCTGTAAGAGAAGTTGTGTTCATGTCAAGCTCGTTTTGTCAGACGGATAAGGTAGACAGAGATGGGGATGGATACACTATTAGgttatgtgttattttgtaCGAGGGAGCCTGTTATCTATTCTTCTATGACCATGCCTACGTCACTGTAGAGACTGCATCATGTCTGTGACAATTGATGTTTGCCCATAGCCATGTTTGACCTATCTGGCAGCCCTACGTTGGTCAACGATCAATTGACTGTAAATGTACtaaatgagacaaaaaaaatatatatacaattatcttcttttatttgtttaaatatttatcactAACTCAAACTCCGTTTCATAAGCAAGATAAATTTTTATAcgaataacaaaaacatttgacgttttagTAAGCCGACAGCGGTCACTATAGTGGTCACAAGCTAGCCGACTAGCAACCCTTTATTATagtacagaacagaacaaaacagaacagaacagaacatttatttccaagaagGTCACAGACCCATCTggcaaacatgtaaatatacaatGGCGGCAAAAGCAGCAATAACATACTAAAcacaatttatgcaaaaacgattgtatgaataaatcataacaataaatatataattatgcgGACATGGAGTTGCACCAATAGTTAATACTTATCTTTGTTTTCATAAGAGCACTTGATTAAGTTACTGTGTAattgttaacaaacaaataaatgacaattacAACAAACCTGTACAAATTACATGGAATTTAACGTAGtgtttcttaattcaaatgctttaaaaatatacacacttacatgttttttcaaaaagcatcattttcgaaattaaagctgcactctcatagattgaacgtttagacaacttttttttccttttttttgtctcggaacgaGACAATGTTTgcgacaatccatggaaaccagttatataagactgctgacaaaaaaaaaagatttttatatttaagttcaaatttattaagtttatgcttttttcttaaaccttttttaacggtttaagccataaaacattaattttcgaacggaaatatgagaatctgcgatctgattttttgtcagcaatattttatcattggtttgcagatatttacgcaaaactttgctctttctaagacaaaaaaaaagttgtaaaagtggtatatctgtgagagagcagctttaacaGTTCCAATAAAGTAGGCCTACTGGAACGTTTTATATAATACCTaggtaaatatgtaaatatctaACTAGTATACAATGTGCactctaaaacaaaatgatgctCGTCTtctaataaattacaaatggtACATACACGTTCGTTTAATGGTTTTGATTGCGGTCTATTCCATCTACCTGTTTCAATGCTTAATCTGTGTAAGGATAACCGCAATTTCGAAATAGGCTTACGGAACTTTTTAACACTCAATATTTTGAAGTATGGCTGAAGTCTTATACTTGAAGcctaaaaaatggtttggttagggttacatccttttcaaaaacaggtagggtaggtcggCTTTTTTAATGGGCATTATATAAGAaagttattgtcatcattggagaatggtgtaaTAATTATCTTCTGTATAtctcttctttttttaacaactaactataaaaacagtaggatcggcgcctatttcgtatgtatggtcgggtaacctgaatcaaaagcatttttaggcctaatgacaaaaataattcaaccaatattataattaccaatttcttgataaaaccaTGCGTCAAATAAACCTAAACAAAAAAGGTCTTTAGTAAGTGAACACCAATTCGGTTTGTTTGCAGTTCGTTCCATGTCATTTTGAAGCATGAAATTAACATTCTTATGAACTTATTATCTGTTTATAGTTTTTTACGAAGTACTTCTACTGATGTGCCAGcctacatccgaggttgttttcgatacaaatggccgaggagttcagAATGCAATCAAGCGTGATCGCTGTCACCGATAGAATTGTTATGCAACAGTGTTCAGTATGTACACAATTTAATTTGAGAACGCTGTACtccaaaaacgttttttttcaaaacggaCGGACCCCATGTTCAAGACAGGAAACCCGACTGGTCTTCAGTCATTAAACTCCCGTCCATATAGCCGCCTGTACATGATCAATCTTAGCCGATAGATGCCGTAATGTAGCAATTGTAGCAGCGGAATAACGATGAACGTCAGACCTGCAACGACACCAACCGTAAGTCCAGGCTGGTTCCAATCCAAAACGTTCTTGTAGAGTACGTTATTTACCTTATCAGCGCTCCAGtaaataatactgaaaataAGATAGCACAAGCCATAAAATACTGGGTAGATCGCGTGTAAAAGCCGGACGGGGCGGGCGACCATAAAAGCGTCAATAAATACGAAAACGCTGTTGACGCCGTGTACGTTGACGTCAACGTAGTTTGTGTGACCAATGGCGGGGTAGAGGGCGCCGAAGTACACCACGGTCACCACTGGCGCAAAAACGTATACACAATCTCCAATCAGCCAAGTAATCTTCATGTACCACACTGTTGCGTCAACTTCGTTCAATGTAGAGACTGACGTTTCTACGcttatgttattaatttttcCATTTTGAAACGAAGCACTGGAGGCAACAACGGCTCTCGACTGTTTCTCTGTATCGTTAAAGGCTGGATTTCTGTAGCCATTTTGTGTGACAGCGTTTACGTTTGCGTCCGTTTGTCTAGCGAAGCTGACCGTCTCTGATACTGACTGACGTCGTCCACGTCCGATGTACGTTCTGTATAACGTCACAAGCAACGAAGACACAAAGTAAATAGTGAGCAGAAGGTATGTCCATACGGTGAGATAAGCCATCAGCCTGTGGTTAGGGTCCTGAGCGGTGACGAAGAGCTGTGTGAAGGCGAACACGCAGTAGGCGGACACCAACACCCGGTACACCACGTAAACAGGCGCCGGGATATCCCACTGCAACATAGACACAACAGATTAACATCAAATAGTACGATGACGCGCAGTCCTGGCGCCGACAATAAATGTAAACTTGCGAAGATTAGCATATGTTTAATAGTTCCTATTTGTTATCcagatatatgtatttattcaggAATGCAACTATGTGTTATAAAGTACAATTTTAACATCTGTTTCAGTATCTCACATACCTTTTTGTGATATCTTTATACCTACGGCAGTTAGAATATCAATAGTAAGTGCGCtggtaaacaaattaaattcgAAAATTTTGAAGAAATCAGTTATTCGAGTTCATTGGTGCTTTTGCCTTTTatagtgaaaatatattttgataataaaataattggcTGGTAATAATAAGTATCAAATGTTTAAGACGAAAACGCCTCTTGATAAAAGTGATACTTTGTTCTTAagcatgttttaaataaaaaaacaacattaaactaGTATATCAAATCGCttcaattttgacaaattaagCCACAATTTTCCCCTCCATTTTCTTCAATGTTCAGTATCGCTTTATCTCTATATCAACGAAAATCATGAATTAGCTTATCTCCttgatatgtgttttttttttaaagttttcagacaagttttaatttcattacacGTAATTGGGCcttaaaatacaatatgtaaAGAAGAATCCAACACAATGTCTTAAGGTGTGTTTTAATGCACTTCACAAGATTCAAATGTCTGGTTATAGGTATCGGTCAATTTGTCTTAACTAAACAATTGGCATTTGCTGAGCGCAGCCTCCATGTCGATATTTgataaagcaaaaataaataataacttgaTTAGTGTTGTCGCGAATCTCTCTGTACTAGTAAGCGATCATGAGCGTACCTCTAAAAAGGCCACAAAAGCATTACCAGTTAATGACTTTATGGATCtgaaacgtttgttttattcataGGCTTTCTGGGTGATTAAAAATCGAAACTTTTCTGCGTTCTCATTGGCGAACACTAAACTGAActtaatttttcaaagaaataaacataaaatccaatgcattttttagcattatttttcaacaagaacatcaaccttgaaaaacaacaaccttgaATTTATCTGGGGTTCGCCGCTTGATTAGCTACAATTATGAGGGTTCAGGGATactgtttcattattttgacatttctgatGTTTCCCTGTCTCAAGTCTACCATTGCCATAAAATCGTCAAAAGCATTGTCATATCTGAGGAGAAAACTATAAAGCAAGGTTGTTATCTGTTTCCATGTCCATAAAGGCGTACTTAAAggaaataataacttttaaagtgacactcgtatttaaaatcaatacatacgctTGTCCAACGAAtagttttgagtgataaaccttttacttcCTCCTAAATAATGCTTTtgcggaaaatattaataactgataacaagcatgtaaccgtgtatttaatagctgaaaacgcaaaaatgttcaataattgGTGTGTGCTAAATGATATACAGTGATCAACTCTCATCTCATAAATTAGACacaccgtgttttctgcacctttctttcgaataaaacacagtatccttcataagcatcACTGTTTTCGATAGTAATCCATTATttgggtaaattaaaacaatcgtATTAATAGTGGTACTGTAACACCTTGTAAGGGAGTAAGAGTCGGCGCATCTTTAAAGATTTTCCACaaataatgcaattgttttaatataccaaacagatcgaaaacaatgttcttttatgaaggatatagtgtttatttagaaagaaaggtacagaaaacacggcatttctacattatgagacgACAGTAGTTCACaaaaaatcttttagcattcaccaatcattgaatctttttgcgttttcagctattgaatacacggttagtattttgttattagtaattaatagtttccataaatgcattatttagtaagtagttaaaggtttatcactcaaaaattatgtttgttatacaatgtgtaagtattgattttgaataagagtgtcactttaactattttattttattatgagttgTCTTTCTTGTGCTGAAACATTCAATGCGGTAGCTTAGCTGAGattcacacaaatatttaagtaaCATTACTCAGACAGTAACTCAACTATTTTTCCCGTCagaagactcgttgacggccagtTAGGTGTGTTTTGTGAGttcttgataatatattttcaaataagacaAATATTCAATTAGATAATGAAAACTAGCGATTttaattcatttcctggttacaaaaatgcacatatttttcttaaaatagctgcaataaCCACAACACttcaagacattgttgagtAGGACtgattattttgacaaaaatcaTACACATTTTCTATAAAGGAATTTCcagaaaaatacaaatgcattttgataagGTATCTAGGTGGCACATTCACGGTGGTAGAGGGGTGACATCCGCAACAATTTATTCATATCTTCGATATCATATCTTAGATCTGATAGACAGCAGTCAGCAGTAGAAATAAAgccatatatatacacataagtTATGATCTATACAcagatggggggggggggggggggggacttaTGGAAGGCTTCAACACTCTTTCTGAAACCATGCggactattttatattttacatgtgaCACTGTACCATATATATATGACAAGTTATccctttaagctgcactctcgcaaattgattctttttaaaacatttgtttcttaaaatgagccatttttgcgtaaatgtcttgAAACCAAAGACAATAGTCTGCTGACTAAAgagcagatcgcagttttcat
The sequence above is drawn from the Mya arenaria isolate MELC-2E11 chromosome 14, ASM2691426v1 genome and encodes:
- the LOC128218212 gene encoding uncharacterized protein LOC128218212; this translates as MERKIKDEFRLRKFGFSHFSADSLVLSQWDIPAPVYVVYRVLVSAYCVFAFTQLFVTAQDPNHRLMAYLTVWTYLLLTIYFVSSLLVTLYRTYIGRGRRQSVSETVSFARQTDANVNAVTQNGYRNPAFNDTEKQSRAVVASSASFQNGKINNISVETSVSTLNEVDATVWYMKITWLIGDCVYVFAPVVTVVYFGALYPAIGHTNYVDVNVHGVNSVFVFIDAFMVARPVRLLHAIYPVFYGLCYLIFSIIYWSADKVNNVLYKNVLDWNQPGLTVGVVAGLTFIVIPLLQLLHYGIYRLRLIMYRRLYGREFND